The following are from one region of the Silene latifolia isolate original U9 population chromosome 9, ASM4854445v1, whole genome shotgun sequence genome:
- the LOC141601065 gene encoding uncharacterized protein LOC141601065, whose product MYFDGAARRDGAGAGVVFLSPEGHVLPYSFVLTELCSNNVAEYQALILGLQMAIEIGVKDLDIFGDSLLVVNQALDEFEVKKDDLIPYHQYAIQLLNKLDCVHIGHVPKSANKLADALANLAPLWHSKGRKSRQFQFATVG is encoded by the coding sequence ATGTATTTTGATGGTGCAGCAAGACGTGATGGAGCCGGAGCTGGTGTTGTATTCTTGTCTCCCGAAGGTCATGTGTTGCCTTACTCCTTTGTGCTCACTGAATTATGCTCAAACAATGTGGCCGAGTATCAAGCTTTAATCTTAGGCCTTCAGATGGCGATTGAAATAGGGGTCAAGGATTTAGACATTTTTGGAGATTCCTTGTTGGTGGTCAACCAAGCCCTTGATGAATTCGAAGTGAAGAAAGATGATCTCATTCCCTACCATCAATATGCAATCCAGTTACTTAACAAGTTGGATTGTGTTCATATTGGACATGTGCCAAAgagtgccaataagttggctGACGCGCTTGCTAATCTTGCACCACTTTGGCACTCAAAGGGGAGGAAGTCACGACAATTCCAGTTTGCAACCGTTGGGTAG